Proteins found in one Mustela lutreola isolate mMusLut2 chromosome 10, mMusLut2.pri, whole genome shotgun sequence genomic segment:
- the LOC131809096 gene encoding uncharacterized protein LOC131809096: protein MEPGSVRWLSSRRGPARSPEPLRETWTSLLGRERHQDTRDRAQSSERRSGAQAGLPAHGPAGLVSEPARAETRCTGDNCRGSGPGPQSAPCTAPFTAARTQRRSRRHGHRMPGEPTLLPESVLGTPAFPQHELGQDVCLRSPSARQRGFPPFSGHCSQGRQCRKAPGGHRNPKGISTSRGTAPSATDRLFRWQRSTDAGQQRVGVPQGRHPRVMVSGHAKATDVPGGHTSQRTLKTNLTAGKTFRIGRETDQPILRSGEPSSAACLVHGPPGQPRSDRWEHTRHTRQAHEVARGLSHVSPKAKPPALDSHRARRHPTASSADASKHEALLSSLHTRPHPPTRTQALRSVQTDGPARSADDTERNLCDTSPCFPASRRLRSRMKTRRKKHHKSASLRLKRGDGEAGLRGPLSWRWARPGRVRLPQACSPQRPRLPCSALGPGEGEVSSPRAVGSRGQPEALVACGSPAGL, encoded by the exons ATGGAACCCGGCTCAGTCAGGTGGCTGTCCAGCCGGCGAGGCCCGGCACG GAGCCCTGAGCCGCTACGTGAGACGTGGACTAGCCTGCTGGGCCGGGAGCGGCACCAGGACACCCGGGACAGAGCGCAGTCTTCGGAGCGTCGCAGCGGAGCCCAGGCCGGACTGCCCGCCCATGGACCAGCGGGACTGGTGAGCGAGCCAGCCCGGGCGGAGACCCGCTGCACAGGGGACAACTGCCGCGGTTCTGGCCCAGGCCCGCAGTCCGCCCCGTGCACGGCACCGTTCACGGCCGCAAGGACGCAGCGCAGGAGCCGGCGGCACGGCCACCGGATGCCGGGGGAGCCCACCCTCCTGCCTGAGTCAGTTCTCGGCACCCCAGCCTTCCCACAGCACGAGCTGGGACAGGATGTCTGTCTGCGCAGCCCCAGCGCGCGGCAACGCGGCTTCCCACCGTTCTCGGGGCACTGCTCCCAGGGGCGTCAGTGCAGAAAGGCCCCTGGAGGACATCGAAACCCAAAGGGGATCTCAACCAGCCGTGGCACCGCACCCTCCGCGACGGACAGGCTCTTCAGGTGGCAGAGATCGACGGACGCCGGGCAACAGCGCGTGGGGGTTCCGCAGGGACGACACCCGCGAGTGATGGTGTCGGGACACGCGAAGGCCACGGACGTCCCTGGTGGGCACACGTCGCagagaacactgaaaacaaaccTAACCGCCGGGAAGACATTCCGGATCGGGAGAGAAACAGACCAACCGATCCTGCGCTCAGGAGAGCCGTCCTCGGCTGCGTGTCTGGTACACGGACCCCCTGGGCAGCCGAGATCGGACAGATGGGAGCACACGAGGCACACGAGGCAAGCACACGAGGTCGCACGTGGCCTGTCACACGTCAGCCCCAAAGCGAAGCCTCCCGCCCTGGACAGCCACCGCGCCCGGCGTCACCCCACAGCCTCGTCTGCAGACGCCAGCAAGCACGAGGCCCTCCTGTCCTCACTGCACACACGTCCACACCCCCCTACGCGCACACAAGCACTCAGATCTGTGCAGACGGACGGACCCGCGAGGTCAGCGGACGATACCGAGAGGAACCTCTGCGACACAAGCCCGTGCTTTCCCGCTTCACGACGTCTGCGATCACGGATGAAAACTAGGAGGAAGAAGCACCACAAATCTGCCTCTTTAAGGCTGAAACGGGGTGACGGGGAGGCAGGGCTCCGGGGGCCTCTGAGCTGGAGGTGGGCGAGGCCAGGCAGGGTCCGGCTCCCGCAGGCCTGCTCGCCTCAGCGGCCCCGTCTGCCCTGCAGTGcgctggggcctggggagggggaggtaaGCAGCCCCCGGGCGGTGGGGTCTAGAGGACAGCCCGAAGCACTAGTGGCCTGCGGCAGCCCCGCCGGCCTCTGA
- the CEP104 gene encoding centrosomal protein of 104 kDa isoform X2: protein MPHKIGFVVVSSSGHEDGFSARELMIHAPTVSGWRSPRFCQFPQEIVLQMVERCRIRKLQLLAHQYMIASKVEFYVSESLPEYFVPYQTERFRRLGYVSLCDNEKTGCKARELKSVYVDAVGQFLKLIFHENHVNKYNVYNQVALVAVNIIGDPADFGDESNITSREKLIDHYLGHNSEDPALEGTCTGKSDYISPLDDLAFDMYQDPEVAQIIRKLDERKHEAVQKERYDYAKKLKQAIADLQKVGERLGRFEVEKRCAVEREDYDLAKEKKLQMERFRSRVYEQLQRHSLVDAEPMQRASDLPLHPLAHSTSPRHPQPVPSLPQEESAPESRFAEPCLQDKPPAQPRGPSQHSAVDLSPPAADPHLKTHLPSVPYDERPLPASRKQPAAAALEPEKSDTDISEAPRGGAAGEPEPLTEKALREAGPAVDVLGESLVAGAYSRTWSYREDALLALYKRLMETPTGTPKEELKSTLRASVFLVRRALRDIVTPVFQASLKLLKMMITQYIPKHKLSKLETAHCVERTIPVLLTRTGDSSARLRVVASNFIQEMALFKEVKALQIIPSHLVQPLKANTSNHLAMSQVGLLARLLKDLGTGSSGFSVDSVMKFSVSALEHRVYEVREAAVRVILDMYKQHRALILDYLPPDDTTTRKNVLYKTIFEGFAKIDGRPTDAEIRAQKKAATEEAEKRKKDEIKALQGQLAALKDAEVDTQGKGAPPVEADSQDTQGGKAAPPPAAEGPDNHYLENLCIFCGERSEAFTEEGLDLHYWKHCLMLTRCGYCKQVVEISSLTEHLLTECDRKDGFGRCYRCSEAVLKEELPRHIKTKECNPAKPEKLANRCPLCHENFSPGEEAWKAHLMGPAGCTMNLRKTHVLHRVPAPPPGKGPAVAKAGTSGSKVGSKIPTPKGLGKSSGRTYTKR from the exons ATGCCCCACAAGATTGGCTTCGTTGTCGTCAGCTCCTCTGGACATGAAGACGGCTTCAGCGCCCGGGAACTAATGATCCACGCGCCAACCGTCAGCGGCTGGAGGTCACCGAG GTTTTGCCAGTTTCCACAAGAAATCGTTCTTCAGATGGTGGAGAGGTGTCGGATCAGGAAGCTGCAGCTGCTGGCCCACCAGTACATGATCGCGAGCAAGGTGGAGTTCTACGTCAGCGAGAGCCTGCCCGAGTACTTCGTGCCCTACCAGACCGAGCGGTTCCGGAGACTCGG CTACGTCTCTCTCTGCGACAACGAGAAGACGGGCTGCAAAGCCCGGGAGCTGAAGTCCGTCTACGTGGATGCGGTGGGACAGTTCCTGAAGCTGATTTTTCACGAGAACCACGTCAACAAGTACAACGTATACAACCAG GTCGCTCTGGTTGCAGTGAATATCATCGGAGACCCTGCGGACTTTGGTGATGAAAGCAACATT ACCTCTAGAGAGAAGCTGATTGACCATTACCTGGGGCACAACAGCGAGGATCCAGCTCTGGAAGGAACTTGTACCGG gaaatctGACTATATTTCTCCGCTCGACGACTTAGCTTTTGACATGTACCAAGATCCAGAAGTAGCCCAGATCATACGGAAATTAGATGAGAGGAAACATGAAGCTGTCCAGAAGGAGCGTTACGACTATGCCAAGAAGCTAAAACAAGCTATTGCTGATTTGCAAAAG GTCGGGGAGCGGCTCGGGCGGTTCGAGGTGGAGAAGCGCTGTGCGGTGGAGAGGGAAGACTACGACCTGGCCAAGGAGAAGAAGCTGCAGATGGAGCGTTTCCGCAGCCGGGTGTACGAGCAGCTGCAGCGGCACAGCCTCGTGGACGCCGAGCCG ATGCAGAGGGCTTCTgacctgcccctccaccccctggcTCACTCTACCAGTCCTCGCCACCCACAGCCAGTGCCATCTCTACCGCAAGAAGAAAGTGCACCAGAAAGCCGGTTTGCAGAACCTTGCCTTCAGGACAAGCCTCCAGCGCAGCCCCGGGGCCCTTCTCAGCACTCTGCAGTGGACCTCTCACCGCCCGCCGCAGACCCCCATCTCAAGACCCAC CTCCCGTCTGTGCCCTACGACGAGCGGCCCCTTCCTGCCTCGCGGAAGCAGCCGGCAGCGGCCGCCCTGGAACCTGAAAAGAGTGACACTGATATCAGCGAGGCTCCCAGAGGAGGAGCCGCTGGAGAGCCGGAGCCCTTGACTGAGAAGGCCCTGCGGGAGGCCGGCCCCGCCGTGGATGTGCTGGGAGAAAGCCTG GTCGCAGGGGCCTACTCCAGGACGTGGTCCTACCGGGAGGACGCGTTGCTCGCCCTGTACAAGCGGCTGATGGAGACGCCCACCGGGACCCCGAAGGAGGAGCTGAAGAGCACACTGCGCGCCTCGGTCTTCCTTGTGAGaagggccctcagggacatagtGACCCCG GTTTTTCAGGCTTCTTTAAAATTGTTGAAAATGATGATTACGCAGTACATTCCTAAACACAAACTGAGTAAGCTTGAGACCGCTCACTGTGTGGAAAGAACCATCCCCGTCCTGCTCACCAGGACTGGAGACTCTTCTGCTCGCCTCCGAGTCGTCGCCTCGAATTTTATTCAG GAAATGGCTTTGTTCAAGGAAGTCAAGGCTCTCCAAATTATCCCTTCGCACTTGGTGCAGCCGTTAAAAGCCAACACTTCGAACCATCTGGCCATGAGCCAGGTAGGCCTCCTGGCCCGGCTTCTGAAAGACCTGGGCACCGGGAGCTCGGGCTTCTCTGTCGACAGCGTGATGAAG TTTTCAGTGAGCGCCCTGGAGCACAGAGTGTACGAGGTCCGGGAGGCCGCGGTTCGAGTCATTTTGGACATGTATAAGCAGCACCGGGCTCTTATTCTGGACTACCTCCCTCCAGACGATACCACCACGCGCAAGAATGTTCTCTACAAAACAATTTTTGAGGGATTTGCTAAAATCGATGGCAGACCTACAGATGCTGAAATTAGG GCACAGAAGAAAGCAGCTACAGAAGAAGCTGAAAAACGAAAGAAAGACGAGATCAAAGCTCTGCAAGGGCAGTTGGCCGCACTCAAGGACGCCGAGGTCGACACCCAG GGCAAAGGAGCCCCCCCGGTGGAGGCGGACAGTCAGG ACACACAAGGAGGGAAAGCTGCCCCACCGCCGGCTGCGGAAGGCCCAGATAACCACTACTTGGAGAA CCTGTGCATCTTCTGCGGGGAGAGGAGCGAGGCCTTCACGGAGGAGGGGCTGGACCTGCACTACTGGAAGCACTGTCTCATGCTGACGAGGTGCGGCTACTGCAAGCAG GTGGTGGAGATCTCCAGCCTGACAGAGCACTTGCTGACGGAGTGCGACAGGAAAGACGGGTTTGGAAGGTGTTACCGCTGCAGCGAGGCCGTGCTGAAGGAAGAGCTGCCCAGACACATAAAAACGAAGGAGTGTAACC CTGCCAAACCAGAGAAGCTGGCAAACCGGTGTCCGCTGTGCCATGAGAACTTCTCCCCGGGAGAGGAG GCGTGGAAAGCTCACCTCATGGGCCCGGCCGGCTGCACGATGAACCTGCGTAAGACCCACGTGCTGCACAGGGTGCCCGCTCCGCCGCCAG GTAAAGGCCCAGCCGTGGCCAAGGCAGGGACCTCGGGATCAAAGGTCGGAAGCAAGATCCCTACCCCGAAGGGACTGGGCAAAAGCTCCGGGAGGACCTACACGAAGCGGTGA
- the CEP104 gene encoding centrosomal protein of 104 kDa isoform X1 yields MPHKIGFVVVSSSGHEDGFSARELMIHAPTVSGWRSPRFCQFPQEIVLQMVERCRIRKLQLLAHQYMIASKVEFYVSESLPEYFVPYQTERFRRLGYVSLCDNEKTGCKARELKSVYVDAVGQFLKLIFHENHVNKYNVYNQVALVAVNIIGDPADFGDESNITSREKLIDHYLGHNSEDPALEGTCTGKSDYISPLDDLAFDMYQDPEVAQIIRKLDERKHEAVQKERYDYAKKLKQAIADLQKVGERLGRFEVEKRCAVEREDYDLAKEKKLQMERFRSRVYEQLQRHSLVDAEPMQRASDLPLHPLAHSTSPRHPQPVPSLPQEESAPESRFAEPCLQDKPPAQPRGPSQHSAVDLSPPAADPHLKTHLPSVPYDERPLPASRKQPAAAALEPEKSDTDISEAPRGGAAGEPEPLTEKALREAGPAVDVLGESLVAGAYSRTWSYREDALLALYKRLMETPTGTPKEELKSTLRASVFLVRRALRDIVTPVFQASLKLLKMMITQYIPKHKLSKLETAHCVERTIPVLLTRTGDSSARLRVVASNFIQEMALFKEVKALQIIPSHLVQPLKANTSNHLAMSQVGLLARLLKDLGTGSSGFSVDSVMKFSVSALEHRVYEVREAAVRVILDMYKQHRALILDYLPPDDTTTRKNVLYKTIFEGFAKIDGRPTDAEIRAQKKAATEEAEKRKKDEIKALQGQLAALKDAEVDTQGKGAPPVEADSQDTQGGKAAPPPAAEGPDNHYLENLCIFCGERSEAFTEEGLDLHYWKHCLMLTRCGYCKQVVEISSLTEHLLTECDRKDGFGRCYRCSEAVLKEELPRHIKTKECNPAKPEKLANRCPLCHENFSPGEEAWKAHLMGPAGCTMNLRKTHVLHRVPAPPPAGKGPAVAKAGTSGSKVGSKIPTPKGLGKSSGRTYTKR; encoded by the exons ATGCCCCACAAGATTGGCTTCGTTGTCGTCAGCTCCTCTGGACATGAAGACGGCTTCAGCGCCCGGGAACTAATGATCCACGCGCCAACCGTCAGCGGCTGGAGGTCACCGAG GTTTTGCCAGTTTCCACAAGAAATCGTTCTTCAGATGGTGGAGAGGTGTCGGATCAGGAAGCTGCAGCTGCTGGCCCACCAGTACATGATCGCGAGCAAGGTGGAGTTCTACGTCAGCGAGAGCCTGCCCGAGTACTTCGTGCCCTACCAGACCGAGCGGTTCCGGAGACTCGG CTACGTCTCTCTCTGCGACAACGAGAAGACGGGCTGCAAAGCCCGGGAGCTGAAGTCCGTCTACGTGGATGCGGTGGGACAGTTCCTGAAGCTGATTTTTCACGAGAACCACGTCAACAAGTACAACGTATACAACCAG GTCGCTCTGGTTGCAGTGAATATCATCGGAGACCCTGCGGACTTTGGTGATGAAAGCAACATT ACCTCTAGAGAGAAGCTGATTGACCATTACCTGGGGCACAACAGCGAGGATCCAGCTCTGGAAGGAACTTGTACCGG gaaatctGACTATATTTCTCCGCTCGACGACTTAGCTTTTGACATGTACCAAGATCCAGAAGTAGCCCAGATCATACGGAAATTAGATGAGAGGAAACATGAAGCTGTCCAGAAGGAGCGTTACGACTATGCCAAGAAGCTAAAACAAGCTATTGCTGATTTGCAAAAG GTCGGGGAGCGGCTCGGGCGGTTCGAGGTGGAGAAGCGCTGTGCGGTGGAGAGGGAAGACTACGACCTGGCCAAGGAGAAGAAGCTGCAGATGGAGCGTTTCCGCAGCCGGGTGTACGAGCAGCTGCAGCGGCACAGCCTCGTGGACGCCGAGCCG ATGCAGAGGGCTTCTgacctgcccctccaccccctggcTCACTCTACCAGTCCTCGCCACCCACAGCCAGTGCCATCTCTACCGCAAGAAGAAAGTGCACCAGAAAGCCGGTTTGCAGAACCTTGCCTTCAGGACAAGCCTCCAGCGCAGCCCCGGGGCCCTTCTCAGCACTCTGCAGTGGACCTCTCACCGCCCGCCGCAGACCCCCATCTCAAGACCCAC CTCCCGTCTGTGCCCTACGACGAGCGGCCCCTTCCTGCCTCGCGGAAGCAGCCGGCAGCGGCCGCCCTGGAACCTGAAAAGAGTGACACTGATATCAGCGAGGCTCCCAGAGGAGGAGCCGCTGGAGAGCCGGAGCCCTTGACTGAGAAGGCCCTGCGGGAGGCCGGCCCCGCCGTGGATGTGCTGGGAGAAAGCCTG GTCGCAGGGGCCTACTCCAGGACGTGGTCCTACCGGGAGGACGCGTTGCTCGCCCTGTACAAGCGGCTGATGGAGACGCCCACCGGGACCCCGAAGGAGGAGCTGAAGAGCACACTGCGCGCCTCGGTCTTCCTTGTGAGaagggccctcagggacatagtGACCCCG GTTTTTCAGGCTTCTTTAAAATTGTTGAAAATGATGATTACGCAGTACATTCCTAAACACAAACTGAGTAAGCTTGAGACCGCTCACTGTGTGGAAAGAACCATCCCCGTCCTGCTCACCAGGACTGGAGACTCTTCTGCTCGCCTCCGAGTCGTCGCCTCGAATTTTATTCAG GAAATGGCTTTGTTCAAGGAAGTCAAGGCTCTCCAAATTATCCCTTCGCACTTGGTGCAGCCGTTAAAAGCCAACACTTCGAACCATCTGGCCATGAGCCAGGTAGGCCTCCTGGCCCGGCTTCTGAAAGACCTGGGCACCGGGAGCTCGGGCTTCTCTGTCGACAGCGTGATGAAG TTTTCAGTGAGCGCCCTGGAGCACAGAGTGTACGAGGTCCGGGAGGCCGCGGTTCGAGTCATTTTGGACATGTATAAGCAGCACCGGGCTCTTATTCTGGACTACCTCCCTCCAGACGATACCACCACGCGCAAGAATGTTCTCTACAAAACAATTTTTGAGGGATTTGCTAAAATCGATGGCAGACCTACAGATGCTGAAATTAGG GCACAGAAGAAAGCAGCTACAGAAGAAGCTGAAAAACGAAAGAAAGACGAGATCAAAGCTCTGCAAGGGCAGTTGGCCGCACTCAAGGACGCCGAGGTCGACACCCAG GGCAAAGGAGCCCCCCCGGTGGAGGCGGACAGTCAGG ACACACAAGGAGGGAAAGCTGCCCCACCGCCGGCTGCGGAAGGCCCAGATAACCACTACTTGGAGAA CCTGTGCATCTTCTGCGGGGAGAGGAGCGAGGCCTTCACGGAGGAGGGGCTGGACCTGCACTACTGGAAGCACTGTCTCATGCTGACGAGGTGCGGCTACTGCAAGCAG GTGGTGGAGATCTCCAGCCTGACAGAGCACTTGCTGACGGAGTGCGACAGGAAAGACGGGTTTGGAAGGTGTTACCGCTGCAGCGAGGCCGTGCTGAAGGAAGAGCTGCCCAGACACATAAAAACGAAGGAGTGTAACC CTGCCAAACCAGAGAAGCTGGCAAACCGGTGTCCGCTGTGCCATGAGAACTTCTCCCCGGGAGAGGAG GCGTGGAAAGCTCACCTCATGGGCCCGGCCGGCTGCACGATGAACCTGCGTAAGACCCACGTGCTGCACAGGGTGCCCGCTCCGCCGCCAG caGGTAAAGGCCCAGCCGTGGCCAAGGCAGGGACCTCGGGATCAAAGGTCGGAAGCAAGATCCCTACCCCGAAGGGACTGGGCAAAAGCTCCGGGAGGACCTACACGAAGCGGTGA